Genomic segment of Cytophagales bacterium:
ATGGAATAAGCGGCAACTGGCTGTGGTGGAACGGATTAATTGGCGGTATGCTGGCTACTTTCTTTTTTGCCAGGCTTTGGCGAAAAGCAAATATTATTACCGATGTTGAATTTACCGAGCTGAGATATTCGGGCAAAGAGGCGTCATTTCTTAGAGGTTTCAAAGCCATTTACCTGGGCATATTTATGAACTCAGTGGTGATAGCCTGGGTGAACATTGCTTTGGCAACTTTGCTCCAGGTGTTTTTTGATATTCCCAAAAATCAATTGATTTATTTTATTGCAGCAGCAATGTTCATAGTAATGATCTACTCAAGCTTGTCAGGGCTGTTGGGAGTTGTCATTACTGATTTTTTTCAATTTATTATTGCGATGTCGGGTTGTATTGTATTAGCAGTAGTTGTGCTCAACTTACCACAAATCGGTGGAATTACCGGACTCAAAGAAAAACTTTCCGATGCCTCCCTTAATTTTTTTCCACATATTAATTTTTTACAAAATTCGCCAATAGAAAACATGGAGGTATTAAGCATTGGCATTGCTACATTTTTGGCTTTTATTGGTATTCAATGGTGGGCCAGTTGGTATCCAGGGGCCGAACCGGGTGGTGGCGGTTATATAGCACAAAGAATGATGAGCGCCAAAAATGAAAAACATGCCGTTTATTCCACTTTATTTTTTCAAATCGCACATTATTGCCTGCGCCCATGGCCATGGATAATAGTGGCGCTCTGTGCCCTTGTACTATATCCCGACCTTGGAGCTGATGATAAAAGATTAGGATATGTATATGCTATGAAAGATTTTTTGCCCGTTGGCTTAAAAGGCTTGCTGTTGGTCGCTTTTTTTGCAGCCTATATGAGTACCATTTCCACCCAGCTAAACTGGGGAGCCAGCTATATCGTTAACGATCTTTACAAAAGATTTATCAGACCTGAAGCCGGCCAAAAAAAACTTGTCTTAGTCTCACGGATCAATACATTTCTGCTTATGGTGGTATCCTTAATAGTTACTTCCCAGCTTAGAACCCTTGAAGGCGCCTTTCACTTTATGATAGAATGCGGGGCAGGTTTAGGAGCTGTATTAATTTTAAGATGGTACTGGTGGCGTATTAATGCATGGAGTGAAATAGCTGCCACGATCGCTCCCTTTATTGCATTTTCATTCACCAAATTTTATTGGCACGTTGAATTTCCATATTCCCTGTTCATTACCGTAGGATTCACTACTTGTGTCTGGCTGTTGGTAACTTTTGCTACTAAACCAACAGAAAGAGCAGTTTTGGAAAATTTTTATC
This window contains:
- a CDS encoding Na+:solute symporter; the protein is MELQSLDWFIITAYLIITLVIGLSLSKKAGRDLTSFFLGGRNLPWWIAGTSMVATTFAADTPLLITELVANNGISGNWLWWNGLIGGMLATFFFARLWRKANIITDVEFTELRYSGKEASFLRGFKAIYLGIFMNSVVIAWVNIALATLLQVFFDIPKNQLIYFIAAAMFIVMIYSSLSGLLGVVITDFFQFIIAMSGCIVLAVVVLNLPQIGGITGLKEKLSDASLNFFPHINFLQNSPIENMEVLSIGIATFLAFIGIQWWASWYPGAEPGGGGYIAQRMMSAKNEKHAVYSTLFFQIAHYCLRPWPWIIVALCALVLYPDLGADDKRLGYVYAMKDFLPVGLKGLLLVAFFAAYMSTISTQLNWGASYIVNDLYKRFIRPEAGQKKLVLVSRINTFLLMVVSLIVTSQLRTLEGAFHFMIECGAGLGAVLILRWYWWRINAWSEIAATIAPFIAFSFTKFYWHVEFPYSLFITVGFTTCVWLLVTFATKPTERAVLENFYQKIKPGGNWKPFDSENKKFKTGLLVVCWLSAVLLAYSILFLIGKIIFMEWTQVGIWGTIAFISAIVLYYFSKKVKLFEE